The following coding sequences are from one Azotosporobacter soli window:
- the citF gene encoding citrate lyase subunit alpha, with protein sequence MINSIGRIIPDQIKGIETIKPYQGPFALQPQGRSVGRKLGVNIPKSNKLLKSIEDAIDAAGLKDGMTISFHHHFRNGDYILNKVVETIAKKKIKNITLAPSSLNTVNESILPYLEQGVISAIETSGARGELGKFLTYGKLAKPTIIRSHGGRARAIESGELHIDVAFIGAACCDSFGNINGVNGPSACGSMGYAMVDAEYADTVIALTDNLVPHPIFPISIPQTQVDYIVELPSIGDPKGIASGALRISRNPRELLIAEFAAGVIEYSGYLKNGYSLQLGSGGASLAAARFIKEKMIAQKIKGSFGVGGVTAPFIEMLEEGLFEVLFDVQDFDIPSIESIKNNPRHLEMSASYYANPHNGGPIVNNLDVVILSATEVDVDFNVNVITDSNGEIMGASGGHCDTAAGANLSIVVAPLLRGRLPMVLDKVNTVVTPGETVDVIITERGIAVNPRRADLMDNLKNTWLPVMSIEEMQKMAYDLTGKPKEIEVSDDVVAVVEYRDGSIIDVVRRPL encoded by the coding sequence ATGATAAACAGTATCGGCAGAATTATTCCCGATCAAATTAAAGGGATTGAAACGATAAAACCCTATCAAGGACCATTTGCGTTGCAGCCGCAAGGCCGCTCCGTCGGACGGAAACTGGGCGTCAATATTCCAAAGTCCAATAAGTTGTTAAAATCAATCGAAGATGCGATTGATGCTGCGGGTCTCAAGGATGGAATGACGATCTCGTTCCATCATCATTTTAGAAATGGCGATTACATTTTAAATAAAGTCGTCGAAACGATTGCGAAAAAGAAAATCAAGAACATCACGCTGGCGCCGAGCTCCCTTAACACGGTGAATGAAAGCATCCTGCCCTATCTGGAGCAGGGCGTCATCTCGGCGATTGAAACCAGCGGCGCGCGCGGCGAGCTCGGCAAGTTTCTCACGTACGGCAAACTGGCGAAACCAACGATCATTCGCTCGCATGGTGGGCGCGCACGGGCGATTGAGAGCGGCGAACTGCATATTGACGTGGCGTTCATCGGCGCAGCATGCTGTGATTCGTTCGGTAACATCAACGGCGTGAATGGGCCGTCGGCGTGCGGTTCGATGGGCTATGCGATGGTGGATGCCGAATACGCGGACACTGTTATCGCGCTGACCGATAACTTGGTACCGCATCCGATTTTCCCGATCAGTATCCCGCAGACGCAAGTGGATTATATTGTCGAACTGCCGAGCATTGGCGATCCGAAAGGCATTGCGTCGGGTGCGCTGCGCATCAGCCGCAATCCGCGCGAACTGCTGATTGCCGAATTTGCGGCTGGCGTCATTGAATATTCGGGCTATCTGAAAAACGGTTATTCGTTGCAACTCGGCAGCGGCGGCGCGTCGCTTGCGGCGGCCCGCTTCATTAAAGAAAAAATGATTGCACAAAAGATAAAAGGCAGCTTTGGAGTCGGCGGCGTAACCGCGCCGTTTATTGAAATGCTGGAAGAAGGCTTGTTTGAAGTTCTCTTCGATGTACAGGATTTTGATATTCCGTCCATTGAATCGATCAAGAATAATCCGCGGCATCTTGAAATGTCGGCCTCTTACTACGCCAACCCGCATAACGGCGGACCGATCGTCAATAATCTTGACGTGGTCATCCTTAGCGCGACCGAGGTCGATGTGGACTTTAATGTTAACGTCATCACCGATTCGAACGGAGAAATCATGGGCGCATCCGGCGGGCATTGCGACACGGCGGCCGGAGCCAACCTTTCAATCGTCGTGGCGCCACTGCTGCGCGGTCGTCTGCCAATGGTCTTGGATAAAGTCAACACGGTGGTTACGCCTGGTGAAACGGTCGACGTCATCATCACCGAGCGCGGCATCGCAGTCAATCCCCGCCGTGCAGATCTGATGGATAATTTGAAAAATACTTGGCTGCCGGTGATGAGCATCGAGGAAATGCAGAAAATGGCGTATGACTTGACGGGTAAACCGAAAGAAATCGAAGTGAGCGATGACGTTGTCGCGGTTGTCGAATACCGTGACGGCAGCATTATCGATGTGGTGCGTCGCCCGTTGTAA
- a CDS encoding aldolase/citrate lyase family protein: MEKLTMRRAMMFMPGNNPAMLQNAGIYGADTVIFDMEDSVAISEKDSARRLVHNAIKRLKYPCEVAIRINHIQTPYGLDDLKVVLPARPDLVRLPKAETAKDIQIVDEIISEAEEKNGFVPGSIKMMAAIETAKGLMNAYEVATASPRMVALAIGGEDFIADLKTSRTSHGNELFVPRGQLVLAARAAGIQAIDSVYTDINNEQGFIEETIRIKEMGFDGKSVVNPKQIRLVQEIFAPTEKEIAHAERVIAAYQDALARNSGVIAIDGKMIDTPIVTRAERVLAYAAAVRK, from the coding sequence ATGGAAAAATTAACAATGCGCCGCGCGATGATGTTCATGCCGGGAAACAATCCGGCCATGCTGCAAAACGCCGGAATTTACGGAGCGGACACGGTCATCTTTGATATGGAAGACTCCGTGGCAATCAGCGAGAAAGATTCGGCCAGACGCTTAGTGCATAATGCGATCAAGCGCTTAAAGTATCCTTGTGAAGTGGCGATCCGCATCAATCACATCCAGACCCCATATGGCCTTGATGATTTGAAAGTGGTATTGCCGGCGCGGCCTGATTTGGTTCGTTTGCCGAAAGCGGAAACTGCGAAAGACATTCAAATTGTGGATGAGATCATCAGCGAAGCAGAAGAAAAAAATGGTTTTGTACCCGGATCGATCAAAATGATGGCGGCGATTGAAACGGCGAAAGGTTTGATGAATGCTTATGAAGTCGCTACTGCCAGTCCGCGTATGGTTGCGCTGGCCATCGGCGGGGAAGATTTCATCGCCGATCTGAAGACCAGTCGCACGTCGCACGGCAATGAGCTTTTCGTGCCGCGCGGCCAGCTGGTCTTGGCGGCTCGGGCCGCCGGTATTCAAGCGATTGACAGCGTATATACCGATATTAACAATGAGCAAGGCTTCATCGAAGAAACGATTCGCATCAAGGAAATGGGCTTTGACGGCAAATCGGTCGTAAATCCGAAGCAAATTCGTCTGGTGCAGGAAATTTTTGCGCCGACGGAAAAGGAAATTGCCCATGCAGAGAGAGTGATTGCGGCGTACCAGGATGCGCTAGCGCGTAATTCCGGCGTCATCGCCATCGACGGAAAAATGATCGATACCCCGATTGTGACGCGGGCCGAACGGGTTTTGGCTTATGCGGCGGCGGTCAGAAAATAG
- a CDS encoding sodium ion-translocating decarboxylase subunit beta: MEALILQYPWLDELLMGFLGLTWKHVVMWLIGSLLIYLAVKKDYEPALLLPIGFGAVLANIPHSSAISKVVGEEGFLWVLYQGGIANELFPVLIFVAIGAMCDFTPLIRRPSVMLFAAAAQVGIFSCAVIATFMGFSFEHAASIGIIGAADGPTTIYVASRFAQELLGPLSVAAYSYMSLVPVIQPPVIRMLTTEAERKIKMGYEDEEPVSQTAKFLFPIVIVLIAGIVAPISVALIGSLMFGNILKESGVVDNLSNAAQNELANLVTLLLGITIGGTMSAERFLTLEVAMIMALGAVAFVFDTAGGVLFAKLMNLFSSNKMNPMIGACGISAFPMSGRVIAKMALKEDPTNFIIQHAIGVNVAGQVASVVAGGLVLALIPALAK; this comes from the coding sequence GTGGAGGCATTGATTCTACAATACCCATGGCTTGACGAATTGCTCATGGGATTTTTGGGACTGACATGGAAACATGTAGTCATGTGGTTGATTGGCAGTTTGCTGATCTATTTGGCGGTCAAAAAAGACTATGAACCGGCTCTGCTCTTGCCGATCGGTTTTGGTGCGGTACTGGCCAATATTCCTCATTCTTCGGCTATTTCAAAAGTGGTCGGCGAAGAAGGCTTTCTCTGGGTTTTATACCAGGGCGGCATCGCCAATGAATTATTTCCGGTATTGATTTTTGTCGCAATCGGCGCGATGTGCGATTTTACGCCGTTGATCCGGCGTCCTTCCGTCATGCTCTTTGCAGCCGCGGCGCAGGTGGGGATCTTTTCCTGCGCAGTGATAGCGACGTTCATGGGCTTTTCGTTTGAACATGCCGCATCGATCGGCATCATCGGCGCGGCCGATGGTCCGACGACGATTTATGTGGCTAGCCGTTTTGCACAGGAATTATTAGGCCCGCTCTCGGTAGCTGCTTATTCTTACATGTCGTTGGTGCCGGTCATTCAGCCGCCGGTCATTCGCATGCTGACAACCGAAGCGGAGCGTAAGATCAAGATGGGCTATGAAGATGAAGAACCGGTATCGCAAACGGCGAAATTTCTTTTTCCTATCGTAATTGTTTTGATTGCGGGCATTGTGGCGCCAATTTCGGTCGCGCTGATCGGTTCGTTGATGTTCGGCAACATTTTGAAGGAATCCGGCGTTGTTGACAATCTTTCAAACGCAGCGCAGAACGAACTGGCCAATCTGGTCACGTTGCTGCTTGGCATCACGATCGGCGGAACCATGTCGGCGGAACGTTTCTTAACGCTCGAGGTTGCTATGATCATGGCCTTAGGCGCAGTGGCTTTCGTCTTTGATACGGCAGGCGGCGTGCTGTTTGCCAAATTAATGAATCTGTTTTCTTCCAACAAGATGAATCCGATGATTGGTGCATGCGGCATCTCCGCGTTTCCGATGTCGGGGCGCGTTATTGCCAAGATGGCGCTCAAAGAAGATCCGACAAACTTTATCATTCAACATGCCATCGGCGTCAATGTGGCCGGACAGGTAGCATCCGTTGTCGCTGGCGGCCTGGTGCTGGCTCTGATTCCGGCATTAGCAAAGTAG
- a CDS encoding biotin/lipoyl-containing protein, whose protein sequence is MSSFELNITLNGVTYNVEVEKVNKNSAAQPKAAVVAAPAAQPIAAPVAAAKPASAPAAVAAGDTSLNAPLPGKVIRIVAKAGSAVKKGDVVMILEAMKMQNEIASPVDGTVKSIQVSDGQNVKPGEQLAIIG, encoded by the coding sequence ATGAGTTCGTTTGAGTTGAATATTACATTGAATGGCGTCACCTACAACGTGGAAGTTGAAAAAGTGAACAAGAACAGTGCGGCGCAACCGAAAGCGGCTGTTGTCGCAGCACCGGCAGCACAACCGATTGCCGCACCAGTGGCAGCAGCAAAACCTGCTAGTGCACCAGCTGCGGTTGCGGCTGGCGACACTTCGTTAAATGCTCCATTACCGGGCAAAGTGATTCGGATCGTCGCAAAGGCCGGCAGTGCAGTGAAAAAAGGCGATGTCGTGATGATTCTTGAAGCGATGAAAATGCAAAATGAAATCGCTTCGCCGGTGGATGGAACGGTCAAATCGATTCAAGTAAGTGACGGGCAAAATGTAAAACCTGGCGAGCAGCTTGCCATCATCGGTTAA